The genomic region TGGCCTTCTTTGGCCCAGCTCTGGTCTTGTTATCGGTCTTCCTATTTATTCCTTTGATTTTGACGTTTGTCTTTAGTTTTACGGATTTCTTTGCATTAAATCCTAGTATGACTCACTTTGTTGGTCTGGATAATTTTAAAGAAGTCTTTAAAGATGAGACTTTCCGAAAGGCTTTCTGGAACACAGTTAAATTTGTTTTAATCATTGTTCCACTACAGGGCGGTGGAGCTCTCTTGCTAGCTTTGATTATTAACAAAGTTACCCATTTCAAGAAATATTTCAAAGTGGCTTTCTTTGTTCCGGTTGTTATGTCTTTGACTGTTGTATCAACCTTGTGGATTCAAATTTATAGCCCAGAAGGAATTCTTAATGCTATTTTAGGATTCTTTGGTATTGATGCTCAGCCTTTTATCAATAGTGCTGACCAAGCGTTACCTTCTATTGCCATCATGAGTGCTTGGCAAGGTGTTGGTTATCAAATGATTATCTTCCTTGGTGGTCTTCAAGGAATCAGCCCATCACTTTATGAGGCAGCTGAAATGGACCATGCAACACCATGGCAAAAATTCAAGGATATTACTTTACCAGAATTAAAACCATTGCTTGTTTTCGTCTTAATCACAGTAACAATTGGTGCCTTTCGTATGTTGGTTCAACCAATGGTGATGACTGGTGGTGGCCCTTCTAATTCAACTTATACTGTTGTGTACGATATTTACGAAACGGGTACTGTTAACTGGGAAATGGGACTTGCTTCAACTATGGCAATTGTCTTTGCTGTCTTTGTTATCATTTTAACTGTTATCCAAAATATCTTGACCAAAGACAAGGAGGAAAAATAATATGTTAACACAAAAGCAAAAGAGATGGAGTTGGATATTTTCAATAATTTTGCTCATTTTGTCCTTGTTCTTCCTCTTTCCAGTTATTTGGATGTTGGCTAATTCCTTTAAAGGTGATGCGGCTATCACCACTGATATGAATACCCTTAGAGCTTTTGTACCACCAGCATTAACAGGTTCATTTTTTGATAATTATGTGACTATTCTCTTTGATACACAGTTTATTCGTTACATGGTGAATACATTATTTTATGCAGCGATTTTAATTGTGCTTAGTATCGTTGTTAACGGACTTGCCGGCTATGCGCTTGCTAAAATAAAATTTCCATTTAGAGATCAATGGTTATTAATTATTCTAGCTTTGATGATTGTTCCAATGGAAACAACAATCACTATTCATTTCTTGATTATTGCTAAAGCAGGGCTTTTGAACACCATGCTTGGTTATATTTTACCGATGATTGTGTCACCGTTTAATATTTTTCTTTTCCGCCAAGTCTTTGTTGGACTTCCTGATGATGTCTACGAAGCTGCTCAATTGGATC from Streptococcus lutetiensis harbors:
- a CDS encoding carbohydrate ABC transporter permease, which encodes MKKNKAESIMGMAFFGPALVLLSVFLFIPLILTFVFSFTDFFALNPSMTHFVGLDNFKEVFKDETFRKAFWNTVKFVLIIVPLQGGGALLLALIINKVTHFKKYFKVAFFVPVVMSLTVVSTLWIQIYSPEGILNAILGFFGIDAQPFINSADQALPSIAIMSAWQGVGYQMIIFLGGLQGISPSLYEAAEMDHATPWQKFKDITLPELKPLLVFVLITVTIGAFRMLVQPMVMTGGGPSNSTYTVVYDIYETGTVNWEMGLASTMAIVFAVFVIILTVIQNILTKDKEEK
- a CDS encoding carbohydrate ABC transporter permease, with product MLTQKQKRWSWIFSIILLILSLFFLFPVIWMLANSFKGDAAITTDMNTLRAFVPPALTGSFFDNYVTILFDTQFIRYMVNTLFYAAILIVLSIVVNGLAGYALAKIKFPFRDQWLLIILALMIVPMETTITIHFLIIAKAGLLNTMLGYILPMIVSPFNIFLFRQVFVGLPDDVYEAAQLDHCGPVKYFFTMVLPMSKSVVATVSVFTFLGVWNDYLWPSLVFTSSDLLTAQIGLNAITSNDATTVGQTLAVITLVTIPVIIIYSFFSKYIVEGVISTGSKEG